In Capsicum annuum cultivar UCD-10X-F1 chromosome 8, UCD10Xv1.1, whole genome shotgun sequence, the genomic window TGAAGGGCTTCCTAGCTTTGTTGAGAGTCTTTGAGCTTAGAGCAAGGTATCCCTCACAATCAAATTGCTAAAGAAGACTTGTGCCATGTTATATTGTATGTCTAGATACACATCTCCAAAAATTCATAGATGGTAACATGGTCTTGttgcaaataaatatttttagatgaCCATAATTTCCAATTCCAAGTGCTTCTTAGCTTTTAGATCTATATCTTGACCCAAAATATATAGGGATAATTTATCATTAATCATTACAGCCCTAAATGGTTGAAAAGAATTTATATGTGGAGATCTGCAAAATGGTACTGAGATAGTAAATTGCTTCTGTTCTCTCCCATCATCAGACAGTTATTAATCGATCATTTGTTTGTTGTATATATAGCAGAAAGCCACTCATAGGCTACCTAATCTATATTGTGATTGAGAAGAATTTGGTTTCAGACcatatttgtgaagaaaaagaagtatACTCCGAAACATCCTATAATAGTGGCAAAAATGATTTGATTGATGTCTATGACAGACAGTAGTACATGAAGGATCATATGGCTTTTCCTTCTCTGTCCTTTTATGCAGTACTTATAATTTGAGAACTTTCTAATTAATTTCCACACACTCGCACAATAAAATTAGTCCACTGATCAACTATAGTGCTCGGGACTGAGTATAGAACTGCAATCACAAGCCACTGGATAAAGTACTCACATCCAGAGATTTACTACAAGCTGATTTGACTCCTCCTATCTTTATGCTATTAAACAAacgagttaataactcaaatggtcactcaactttgaacttttatcccaaaaagtcactcaactttggacttttatctcagaaagtcactcaactttgatctttactcagaaagtcactcaactttcacatttaatgtgaaagttgagtgactttctgagtaaaaatgtgaaagttgagcGACTTTATGAGTAaaaatcaaagttgagtgactttctgggataaaagTCCAAGCCTGGCCATGTCATACATTACAAATAACAATTTGTAAAGAAGATAAATCAGGTTTCATGTCATGAACTTTTCGAGTAACATATCCATGATCATGCTTACCCAATTCAAAGAGCCCAATAAAGAGCTTAAAGAAGGAGAAATTTTTTTGCCCGCGTACAAGTTAAAAATGGTATCTTCCTCACTAATGCAAGCCCCCCATCCACATCTGACATCTTGGCTTCAGAGCAGCTCAACAGGAAGCGCTGTTCAGAGAATTTCATCGAACAACAAGCTGCATTCGGTAAAGGGACTGAATCAATTGACCAATCACTTAACATACAACCAAACAGAGCGAGAGCACATACATGCGCTTAAAAGGTAGCCTGATTCAATAACTTGCAAACAAGCAACATAAGATACTTTCTAAATAGCCACTTTTTAGGGAACCTTATAGTAAGTACAGTTATACTAATCAATGCTTTTAGAAATAAGTTGActtaaatcaaaacaattttcggTCCTCATATTGGAAGTCCTCTAATCTGATGATTTAATCAACTTACCAGACCAGAATTATCCCAAGTTATTCTGCTGCTGATAGAGAGATCTGTTTCTATATGAGCAAAGAACGAATGTGTCCGATGGAGTGCCATATATACTAATGTTATTTCTTGGATATTTTGAGGATAAGGCCACAGGTAATGTAGCTTCTTTAGAATTGATTAACATATACTAGCACTTTAGAAGCTCCAATTCCCACATTATGAAGAGAACAGATTCATGTAAAGAACTTTGTTAAACATGAACATTGATAAACCAAATCAGATAACGAATTAGTCTGAACAGATTtcattttttaaactaaaaattacattcAAAATTGGGATCTACTGTTGCAGCTGCCAGTAGGCCCCTCTATCTAATTTTCAATAATAAGGTTAGTTTTCTACAAAACTGTCAAAGGAAAAGCCTCAGATCCTATTCAAGCGAGAAGTAAGATCAATGAATACATCCTCGCTGCAGGGAATTGTGACACCGCCCATTGAATGATCGAAACCAAATTCTTCTTCAGCTTGACTAAGCAAGTCTTGAAATAAAGGTTGACTCAAGAATGATATGGGGATTACGAATCTCTTCTTTTGCTTCTCCCCAACATAAACAGCAAAATGGCCTTTCGGAATGTCTCTAGCAGTAGAAGATTTCTTGATTATACGAGGCATATTGATAGCCATGACCACTTAGTTCAGTATAGATGAGCAGATAAGGAAGGAAAGAACTTGTAAGGACTTGGTAAAAGCTTTGTATGATTTCGAGTTTTGGTGAGAGCTGTTATGGTAAACACTTCTTTGTATATGTTTATATAGGCCAATGATAAGTTTTAGGATCCTACTGATATGCATTGGATAGGGGCATTATGTGGGCACCAGTTAAAAGAACACTTGTGTGGTTAACTTTTGGTGCAGTACTGTTTAGAGACAATAGCACATGAAACAACACATGGTTATGCCTTCCAACTAATTATCAAACTTTTTAGACTTTGTAACTATGTCTACAAGCAAAAGGCCCCACTGCTATTCACAACAAACTACAGATGGAAACCTCATCTTCTCGATAATGGTAGGGTTAGGGAGCACCTGGAGACATTTCTTGATGTTGAACCAACAAGTTGCAGCCAATATTCCAATGATTGATGATAAAAGCCAATCTGATCATCCATAATAATAAAACTATGGCCCGGTATACAAGTTGGTGCTGCAGTTGAAGACTTGTACAGTAACTATGAAATGGTCAAATTAGGATCATTTTTGTTTGAATAACAGAATATTTGGATAAGTGGGAACATTTCTCGAGTTTCATTTATCGATAAGAAGGAATGTTTCTGCTCAAAGAAGAGCAAAACCAAACAGTGTCTGCTTGAGTTGTGCCACTGCTGAGCATGTGTGGACCTCAGCACTACTTTTGTAGGATAACAACCAAGAGAAAATAGACTGAAGAATATAGAAGATTATCTCTAATGTGTAGGGCAATTGTGAGTATGAACATTCTGTGCTGActtaaatttatcaaagaaaatCAATTGACTCAGTGCTCCTTGAGTTGTTTAGTTCATATAAGGAGGATAATGAGTTGACTTTGGAAAGCACTTTCTCTAATGGGAATCAATTGACTTAGTGCTCCTTGAattgattagattatatataagGAAAATAATGGGTTAACTTTGGACAACACTGTCAAGCAAACCTCAAAAGACGCCACATAAGAAGATAAACGAGAAATACACCAAAGGAGACACAAAAATTTAACGTGATTCGGTCAATCGACCTATATCCACAAAAGGAGATGAGCAAAGACGACCTCACCGAATTCACTCAGAATAGAAAAGAGGTTCACACAAGTGATCCCGCAACACTTGTGTCTCACAAAGTCTCCCCCAAACGAAACTCTCAAACCcctaggactacattgtggatgctaccaAACTAGCAGAAAGGAGCCTCTATTTATAAAGTCTATAACCTTTTTCCTACAAGAACAAGGAGAATATGTTTTCCTATTCCTAAAAGGAAAACCAATTATGGTACCTAAAGGAAAAACCCAATTATGGTAAGAAAGTTAGGACAAACACTAACAAACACCTATTCTAGTGGGAATCAATCGACTTAGTGCTCCTTGAGTCTGGTCCAGAAAGAAGCAAGTCATTTAGTTGAAGTATCCTCAAAACTTGCCCTTTTAGCATTTCCACTTTGTTGACATTCAAAATGCATAACATATATGCAAGTTCTGAACTGTGTGCTAATCTTGCTAGATGTTGAGTGTCATGGAAGAACAAATAAAAAAGTCATTTACAGATACATGAAAGTAAGCAAGTGTAATCAATCAACAATAACGTAGTAACTTCAGCAACAAACTGACTCCTTGCAGATAAAAATCAGGATAAAACAACAACAGAGATTAGAAAACCACGAAGCCGGAGTTATACCAGCACCAAGTTTCAGATTAATGATTTTAGTTTGTTCTTGAACTGAACTTTCCAACATGAGAGAGTTTTACTCTTTAATATAGGACAAGTAATGTGTACCAAATCCCTGCTATTAACATTGTCTTATATTCTGTAGCCTTAAATCACAACAGAAGTTCTTCTCTAATAAGTGTTAACAAAATTAAGAGTGAAACAGTGTCTTCTATCTTTCCACTAAGCGTGCAAAGTCAAACATGAAAACATCCTCTCTACCACCAATGCGGTGAACAAGACCAAACTGTTCCTTAACTTGATGTAATAAGTCTTGAAACACAGATTCAAATTGAAGAACATTTCTTTACAACAgggaattttatgaaaaattaaaggcttttgtttgtttctttgtaaaGCCGCCCCATGCATGAGCATATTTAGGCAAGTGATAACTCCTAATGCATATCCAGATGTTTAGTGCTGAGAAGGAATTCAGTGGAATCTGATGAAACAATCACATGTTTTTTGTTTCTAACTCATTGTTAAAGTACTTGGACCATTTTACAGATCACTTGATTCTGGCTCAAGATTGGTAGCAAATCATGGCACTTGAAAATATGGAATGATAAGGAGAAAATGAGAATGCTAACTGAATGAAACCATATATTAAAGAAGGTTCAATACTTCATTATCTTTAAACTAGAAAAAAGTGAAAGAGTCATTTGTCTCTTTGACATGGAATGACAATCAGGATTAGTGGATATAAAGTCCACTTTTCTAACTAGTCAGAGGCGAAATGCCTCATACTAACATCAGCTGCTGATTTCTCTAACTCCTAAACTTTACAGTGTCCAAATCTTGCTTTAGTACAAAATTTTGAAAGCAAGTTTACGTTTCAGTTCCTCAAACGAGAAGTAAGGGCAATGAAGACATCCTCTTTGCAGGGTATTGTGAGACCACCCATTGGATGATCGAAACCAAATTCCTCCTCAGCTTGACGAAGTAAGTCTTGAAATAAAGGTTGACTCAAGAATGATATGGGGACTACGAATCTCTTCTTCTGCTCCTGCCCAACATACACAGCAAAGTGGCCTTTCGGGACGTCTCTAGCTGTAGAAGACTTCTTGATTATACGAGGCATACGGATAGCCATGGTCTTTTTTTTTTCGATATAGATAAGCAAAAAACGAAAGAAAGAACTTgtaaggactttcaaagaagagGAAAGCTTTGAATGGTTTAAAGTCTTGCTGAGAGCTGTGGTGGTTGAGGCtaccttttatgtgtttatatagGCCAATGGCAAGTTGACAAATCCTAAGGATATGCACTGAATATGCATTTCCTATAGGCACCAGTTAAAGATACTTGTGTAGTTGAGTTTTGTTGAGGCACTATTTAGAGACAACAGCACATGAAATAACACATGAATATGCCTTCCAACTAATTATCAAACTATTTTAGATTCTGAAACTATGTCAAAAAGCAGAAGGCCCTACTGATTTTCACAGAAAAGGAACACATACATGAATTCTTGAAATGCTTTAGTTAGGAATCACCTGATCGAAGCCATTTCTTGATGTTGAATCAACTATGTATAGTCAGTATTCCACCGACTGATCATAAAACACAAATCTATGTGGGCATCTCCTGAATATTTTGGACAAAATCTGCTCATACATAGTGCTAAAGGGACAAAAAACTAGTCTTATGGTTCAAGTAGTGCTGCACTTGAATACTTATAAAATGGTCAAATTGCGATGATTATTATTGGAACAGTAGAGAACTCCATAAAGCTAGAATATTTCTTCAGTTGTCAATAAGAATGTCTAGACTAGCAAGAGAAGAATATAATGTAGAAACTTATCTCTAATCTAGTGATCGCTTATGATAATTCACTGGTACGACTTCACAAGAATAATACGCTGACTTAAATTTTTCAAGAGAGGTTACATAAATCGAATAATGAGTTGGACTTTGAACAGCACTTCTTTACTCGATCGGAATTTAAATTCCTATACCAAATTTAATTATGGACAGTCAACATTATGGCCTGTGTGGCCTAGAATCCGAAGATGAAATATTTACATTCCTTCCCGTTTACTCCAAATTGATTCAGTTTCATCAGTATATTGATTTTCCGATAAATACTGAAATTAGTAGGTTACACCTAGCAAACTGGAAAAGGTTAAAAATCTTGTTATACTGCTCCTGGTCAGTTCCTAAGATGTACATTGCTAGGACCTATCACAATACTAAACTCTGATCTCAGGTCATATAGAGCATTTCAACGAGGTTTTTCCTTTTATTCACTTGGACGAATTTTATAGTATCCCTCACTCAATTGTGCTGCTACAATTAACTAGAGCAagttagcaaaaaaaaaaaaaaaaaaagtaggggTAGTGACACTTTTCTTGTTACATTTTACAAATACTGAAGTTTCAATTCTGTAActtaaaaaagtttaaatttgTCTTAAGGAGTTCTAAAATGCCGGCCGTCAGAGCAAGCAACAGACCATTTCCACCAAGTTACTTAGTTACCGTTGCCTTACATGGAATGCAGAAGCTCAATTTGAAGTTAGAAAGAGAGTATATATGTTAAGAGGCATAATCATAAATCCAGTTTGCTACTTCTCCGTGTTAATCAATTGCTCAATCATAACAAGAGGCTGCAAAATTGCTGCGATACAAGAACGTGGCTGCTTATTATCAAGTTTTGGCCATTTTAGAGATGATCACTTGATTCTGGCTCAAGATTGTTAGCAAACCATGAGACTTGAAAATAAGGAATGATAAGGAGAAAAAAACCCAATGTTAACTGAATGAAACCATCAATTGAAGAAGGTTCAAAACTTCATTAtctttaaagaagaaaaaaggtacAGAGTCATTTGTCTCTTTGACATGGAATGACAATCAGGCTTTGTGGATATGGTTCCCTAATCTACCTAGTAAGAGGCAAAATCTCTCGTTCTAACATCAGCTACTGTTTTCTTTAACTCCTAAGCTTTACAGTGTCAAAATCATGCTTTAGTACAAAATTTTGAAAGCAAGTTTCCGTTTCAGTTCTTCAAACGAGAGGTAAGGTCAACGAAGACATCCTCTCTGCAGGGTATTGTGAGACCACCCATTGGATGCTCGAAACCAAATTCTTCCTCAGCTTGACTTAGTAAATCTTGAAATAAAGGTTGTCTCAAGAACGATATAGGGATTACAAATCTCTTCTTCTGCTCCTCCCCGACATACACAGCAAAGTggccttttggaacatctttagCTGTAGAAGACTTCTTGATTATACGAGGCATACGGATAGCCATGGTAGTTGAGTTCAATGTAGATATGAGCAAATAATGAAAGGAAAAAAACTTTTAAGGACTTAGAAAGCAGTAAGCTTTGAATGGTTTCAAGTTTGGATGAGAGTTGTGGTGGTAGAGGCttctttttatgtgtttatatagGCCAATGGCAAGTTGCGGTATCCTAGTGATATGCATTGAATATGCGTTTTCCATAAACATCAGTAAAGATCATTCGCGTAGTTGAGGTTTGGCGCGTACTATTTAGAGACAATAGCACATGAAATAGCATATGAATATGCCTTCTAACTAATCACCAAACTATTTGGACTTTGGAACTATATCTAAAAGCAGAAGGCCCCATTACTTTTCACAAATAGAGAACAGATTCATGAAATCTCATTTTCTTGAATAGTTGAGTTAGGGACCACCTGAAGCCACTTCTTGATGTTAAATCAACAAAGTATAATCAGCATTCCACTGAGTTAATCATGAAACGCGAATCTATGTGGGCATATCCGGAATATTTTTGACAAAAACTGATCATCCATAGTTGTAAAGAGACGGTTCAGGATACAAATTTGTTCTCACTGCTGCTGTTGTGTATATTTGTTTTGTGCCACTACTGAGTACTTAGCATGGGTGGACCTCAGCATGAATCTTGTAGAAACTTATCTCTAATCTGGTGAGCATTTATAATGGCTTAAATTTGTCGACAGATTACCTAAATTGAATAATGAGTTGACTTTGAACAAGAACTTCTGTTATAGGAATCTGAATTCCTGTACCAAACTAAACATTCCAACATTGGCACTTAAGGTGGTGTGTTGACTACGCACTCTCACTTTGTGTAATGTCATACTGAATGATAGAGTTAGCGTGGTGCTCGGCCTCAATACGAAATTTACACTCTA contains:
- the LOC107840505 gene encoding auxin-induced protein 15A, with the protein product MAIRMPRIIKKSSTAKDVPKGHFAVYVGEEQKKRFVIPISFLRQPLFQDLLSQAEEEFGFEHPMGGLTIPCREDVFVDLTSRLKN
- the LOC107840507 gene encoding auxin-induced protein 15A yields the protein MAIRMPRIIKKSSTARDVPKGHFAVYVGQEQKKRFVVPISFLSQPLFQDLLRQAEEEFGFDHPMGGLTIPCKEDVFIALTSRLRN